The window TGGAATCAAATATAAATGATTCATTGagaattataataataaaaatgattcaACTGACTTTTGAACTGTCAGTCTCCTAGTTCTTTGAATTGGATCCTTGCTGTGATGATGATACATgcatcaaacaaacaaacacgAGTAGTGAAGAGAAAGTACTGTCACAGTTTGCATGATCTGTCTTTCTTGTTTCTTTGCTTTGTAaccatttttttaaagttcataaTCTTTGTTTGTCTGATAATCCAGGCTACATCTTACTTTGATCATCACTGCGACAGTCTGCTGCTGGATGATGTAAGTTAACACTCTCTTTCTGCTGCTGGGATATAAATGAAACAAAGTAATCAACCGTTAAAGTAGTTGGAaaccaacatatatataaaaatgacaCTCTTCTAACATCGATCTTTTACATATGCTAACGTTCTGAATATCAAGTGTTGTTGCTTTCTTACCGTGGTCTTTTGACTATGGGCAGGTGGGCGATTGTGTATCTTGCGCAGATGAAACCTATGATTGTTCCAATCCTAAGCGAAGGAGAGTAGTAGAGAAACTTATGTGTTCAGGTTGCTAGCTTCTGTTTGATCCTTGTGTATCTTCAATCTTTAAACAGCTTATCGTGTTTGTAAATTGCCTATAATTAGTGTGAACAAATCATAAAACTTTTTGCCTCTTGAAATTTTCTTGTATTTTCACTTAAGTCATTCTATTCCCAAAACAGCTGAGATACTCGGAAGATTTCATCGAAGGCAAAAGCTCCCCATCGTGAATCCTGCATCCTTATGTAGTTGTGTTCATCAGCAATCATCTGAGGTCCTAGGTGAGTTAATAAGCAGGAGTACTCATCTA of the Brassica rapa cultivar Chiifu-401-42 chromosome A03, CAAS_Brap_v3.01, whole genome shotgun sequence genome contains:
- the LOC103856999 gene encoding V-type proton ATPase subunit e1-like, with the translated sequence MGFIVGTLIFVAVGIIASLCVIICFNRGPSTNLLHLTLIITATVCCWMMWAIVYLAQMKPMIVPILSEGE